One Clostridia bacterium DNA window includes the following coding sequences:
- the dnaJ gene encoding molecular chaperone DnaJ — protein sequence MAKKDYYVVLGVERNASDEEIKKAFRKLARKYHPDVNPNDNTAEEKFKEVNEAYEVLSDPEKRRLYDQFGHDGINNSFGGQGGFGGAADFGGFSDIFEMFFGGGPSAAGQKRPQRGRDLRVDLSLSFEEAAFGLEKEIELSRWETCPTCKGSRAKPGTKPITCLQCQGTGQIGMTQRTPFGHFQTVKVCPRCGGEGKTIPTPCPKCNGQGQIRRKRQVNIKIPAGVDSGSRIRLTGEGEAGPRGGIAGDLYVYIDVRPHEIFTRQGDDLYIDFPITFIQAALGDEVQVPTLRGQAILKIPEGTQTDTVFRLRGQGINRLQGSGRGDQYVKIIVITPTKLNQDQKAILCQFAKSTNQENYRSAQQKGFWEKFWDSLKGK from the coding sequence ATGGCCAAAAAAGATTATTATGTTGTCTTGGGTGTAGAGCGTAATGCTTCTGATGAGGAAATTAAAAAGGCCTTTCGTAAATTAGCACGTAAATATCATCCGGACGTAAATCCTAATGATAATACCGCAGAAGAAAAATTTAAAGAAGTTAATGAGGCATATGAAGTATTAAGCGACCCGGAAAAAAGAAGGCTTTATGATCAATTTGGCCATGATGGTATTAATAATAGTTTTGGTGGTCAAGGTGGGTTTGGTGGAGCAGCTGATTTTGGTGGTTTTAGCGATATTTTTGAAATGTTTTTTGGGGGTGGGCCTTCAGCAGCTGGGCAAAAAAGACCTCAGCGGGGTAGAGACCTGCGGGTAGATTTAAGTTTATCTTTTGAAGAAGCGGCCTTTGGGTTGGAAAAAGAAATTGAACTTTCCCGTTGGGAAACGTGTCCAACTTGTAAAGGTAGTAGGGCCAAACCTGGAACCAAGCCTATAACCTGTTTACAGTGTCAGGGTACTGGACAGATAGGGATGACACAAAGAACCCCTTTTGGTCATTTTCAGACTGTTAAGGTTTGTCCGCGTTGTGGTGGGGAAGGAAAGACTATTCCTACACCTTGTCCTAAATGTAATGGCCAAGGACAAATTAGGAGGAAACGGCAAGTAAATATTAAAATTCCGGCTGGTGTTGATTCTGGTTCGCGAATTCGTTTGACTGGAGAGGGTGAAGCTGGTCCTCGTGGTGGTATAGCGGGGGATTTGTATGTTTACATTGATGTCCGTCCTCATGAGATTTTTACTAGGCAGGGTGATGATTTATATATAGATTTTCCGATAACGTTTATTCAAGCTGCATTAGGAGATGAAGTACAAGTACCTACTTTGCGGGGTCAAGCTATTTTGAAGATTCCCGAAGGTACGCAAACAGATACAGTATTTAGATTAAGAGGTCAGGGGATTAATCGTTTACAAGGTAGTGGTCGTGGTGATCAATATGTTAAAATTATTGTAATTACACCTACTAAGCTTAATCAAGACCAGAAGGCTATTTTGTGTCAATTTGCTAAAAGTACGAATCAAGAAAATTATCGTTCTGCTCAACAAAAAGGATTTTGGGAGAAATTTTGGGATAGTTTAAAAGGAAAGTGA
- a CDS encoding 16S rRNA (uracil(1498)-N(3))-methyltransferase: protein MYRFYIPPEDCDWENKMAVIRGEEFKHFSRVLRLSLGAQIIVFDGCGRESQAEVVAIKEKQALVKLTKPSFFAGESKLEIWLGQSLVKGDKMNLIIQKSTELGFRGLIPLQTEHSVVKLSLDKEKKRREKWEKVALAAAKQCGRSVVPAILPISTLQDFLNDLPVERHLLIPWEKGGIPLRQALEKINFSETAFKKPLYFLIGPEGGWDSREVALVEKKGGIPVSLGSRILRTETAGPIVLAVLMFAGRDWG, encoded by the coding sequence ATGTATCGATTTTATATACCACCTGAGGATTGTGATTGGGAAAATAAAATGGCTGTAATTCGTGGGGAAGAGTTTAAGCATTTTTCACGTGTGCTGCGTTTGTCCTTAGGTGCACAAATTATAGTCTTTGATGGCTGTGGTAGGGAATCTCAGGCTGAAGTAGTGGCGATTAAAGAAAAGCAGGCTTTAGTTAAATTAACAAAGCCTTCTTTTTTTGCCGGGGAAAGTAAATTAGAAATTTGGTTGGGGCAGAGTTTAGTTAAAGGTGATAAAATGAATTTAATTATTCAAAAATCTACTGAACTAGGCTTTCGCGGCTTGATTCCTCTGCAAACAGAACATAGTGTAGTTAAATTATCTTTAGATAAAGAGAAAAAACGGCGTGAAAAATGGGAAAAAGTGGCCTTGGCAGCAGCTAAACAATGTGGTCGGTCGGTTGTACCCGCTATTTTGCCAATATCTACACTTCAGGATTTTTTAAATGATTTACCTGTGGAACGTCATCTGCTAATTCCTTGGGAAAAAGGTGGTATACCTTTGCGGCAAGCACTAGAAAAAATTAATTTTTCGGAAACTGCCTTTAAAAAACCACTTTATTTTTTAATTGGTCCGGAAGGTGGTTGGGATTCTCGGGAGGTTGCTTTGGTAGAAAAAAAAGGTGGAATACCGGTTTCCTTGGGTTCTAGGATTTTACGCACAGAAACAGCGGGTCCCATTGTCTTGGCTGTTTTAATGTTTGCCGGAAGGGATTGGGGTTAA
- the mtaB gene encoding tRNA (N(6)-L-threonylcarbamoyladenosine(37)-C(2))-methylthiotransferase MtaB, which translates to MRKIAFFTLGCKVNQSETEALQAEFREKGYQIVDFSDQASVYIINTCTVTHLADRKSRSMIRRALKTNPEAKVVVMGCYAQTNAAAIAKIKGVKLIVGTKEKGNLVARVEELLSGKIKSFPEVHVADLESKLDFTELKTPTEIERSRAYLKVQDGCNQYCAYCIIPDARGPVRSRSWENTLSEAQRLIKAGFKEIVLVGIHLGVYGQDDAGRNLATLMANLLSLDPNVRWRLGSLEPLEVSEELIDLLSAGNFCAHLHLPLQSGSDQVLKAMCRPYTVKQYVEVINKIREKVPEIAITTDLMVGFPGETLADFQAGLNLVEELKFSKLHVFKYSPRRGTPAAKFPKQVSAVEKEKRSREMIHLGERLAEEYAAKFLDKKLAVLVEKRLKNNFWEGSSEQYLKVKFNSALELRGQIVPVHLKQVKADLCIGDMMLKGV; encoded by the coding sequence ATGAGGAAAATAGCCTTTTTTACTTTAGGTTGTAAAGTAAATCAAAGTGAAACAGAAGCTCTGCAAGCTGAGTTTCGGGAAAAGGGTTATCAAATAGTTGATTTTAGTGATCAAGCCTCTGTATATATAATTAATACTTGTACGGTAACACATTTGGCTGATCGGAAATCCCGCAGTATGATTAGACGAGCTTTAAAAACTAATCCCGAGGCTAAAGTAGTGGTTATGGGCTGTTATGCACAAACAAATGCAGCGGCAATTGCTAAAATTAAAGGTGTTAAATTAATTGTAGGTACAAAAGAAAAAGGGAATTTGGTTGCTAGGGTCGAAGAACTATTAAGTGGGAAAATTAAAAGCTTTCCAGAGGTTCATGTTGCAGATCTTGAATCAAAACTAGATTTTACCGAATTAAAAACACCTACCGAGATTGAGCGTTCCCGTGCTTATTTAAAGGTACAGGATGGCTGTAATCAATATTGTGCTTATTGTATTATTCCTGATGCTAGAGGCCCTGTACGCAGCCGTTCTTGGGAAAACACTCTCTCAGAGGCTCAAAGATTAATTAAGGCTGGTTTTAAGGAAATAGTATTGGTGGGAATTCATTTAGGGGTTTATGGACAGGATGATGCAGGACGCAATTTAGCCACACTTATGGCCAATTTGCTTTCTTTGGATCCTAATGTAAGGTGGAGATTAGGTTCTTTAGAACCTTTAGAGGTAAGTGAAGAATTAATTGATTTACTGTCTGCAGGTAATTTTTGTGCACATTTACATTTACCTTTGCAAAGTGGATCTGATCAAGTTTTAAAAGCTATGTGCAGGCCTTATACGGTAAAACAATATGTCGAAGTAATTAATAAAATTAGGGAGAAGGTTCCGGAAATAGCCATTACTACTGATCTTATGGTTGGTTTTCCTGGTGAAACTTTGGCAGATTTTCAAGCTGGTTTAAATTTAGTTGAGGAATTAAAGTTTAGTAAATTACATGTTTTTAAATATTCTCCTAGACGGGGTACCCCAGCGGCTAAGTTTCCCAAGCAAGTATCTGCTGTGGAAAAAGAAAAACGCAGTAGGGAAATGATTCATTTGGGGGAAAGATTGGCAGAAGAATATGCCGCAAAATTTTTGGATAAGAAACTAGCTGTACTGGTTGAAAAAAGGTTAAAAAATAATTTTTGGGAAGGTAGTAGTGAACAGTATTTAAAAGTCAAATTTAATTCTGCACTTGAACTTCGGGGACAAATTGTGCCTGTTCATTTAAAACAGGTAAAGGCAGATTTATGTATTGGTGATATGATGTTGAAGGGGGTGTAA
- a CDS encoding histidine triad nucleotide-binding protein yields MTDCIFCKIVRNELPSEKIYEDERALAFRDINPIAPVHVLVIPKEHIESLAEVKETQLELLGHLHGVLGQVAKDLGLKDGYRVVINCGREGGQEVPHLHFHLLGGRKLTWPAG; encoded by the coding sequence TTGACTGATTGTATTTTTTGTAAAATAGTACGTAATGAACTGCCTAGTGAAAAAATTTATGAGGATGAGCGGGCCTTGGCTTTTCGCGATATAAATCCTATTGCTCCGGTGCATGTTTTGGTTATTCCCAAGGAACATATTGAAAGTTTGGCCGAGGTTAAAGAAACACAATTAGAATTACTAGGTCATCTGCATGGTGTTTTAGGACAGGTCGCTAAGGATTTGGGTTTAAAAGACGGTTATCGTGTTGTTATTAATTGTGGTCGAGAAGGTGGACAGGAAGTACCCCATTTGCATTTTCATTTATTGGGGGGTCGAAAATTAACTTGGCCCGCGGGGTAA
- a CDS encoding 30S ribosomal protein S21 — protein MSEVKVGKNESLDSALRRFKRTCQKSGVLAEARRREHYMKPSVVKRKRKSDAARRRGRK, from the coding sequence GTGAGTGAGGTTAAAGTTGGTAAAAATGAATCTCTCGACAGTGCACTCCGTCGTTTTAAACGTACTTGTCAAAAATCCGGTGTTCTCGCTGAGGCTAGGCGTAGGGAGCATTATATGAAACCGAGTGTGGTCAAAAGGAAAAGAAAGTCGGATGCGGCCAGGAGGCGTGGGAGAAAATAA
- a CDS encoding nodulation protein NfeD, translated as MKKGLLGILIGLILLTSGVFAVSSAEVFVIPLEAAIDPGLASFVERSYREAELSNTDLVLLEIDTPGGRIDAAEKIKQTINESTLKTIALVKGGAISAGAYLALACPEIAMLPGAIIGDAEPQLGGKRADEKLVSYWAAEMGAAAEKNGRERLIAMAMADRDLEIPGLVEKGKLLTLTYQQAKEYGYTDYLVADRAELLKVLNLAEANIKEAVLSPAEKITRLITHPFLAPLLLTLGIAGLIIEVFTVGWGIAGFIGLFSLSLYFGGHLLAGFTGWEAILLFLLGLILLAIEIFIPGFGLPGISGLVCLVISIVLAAPSWEAGIISLVLAIIGTIILLLFSFKFLTKRGFWERLVLGIKYQKETGYVPQSKDLSIYVGQRGVALTILRPAGTIELADGTKLDVVTEGEFIPRGENVEIILAEGIRVVVRALRE; from the coding sequence ATGAAAAAGGGATTGCTAGGTATCTTAATTGGCTTAATACTTTTAACATCGGGTGTATTTGCTGTTTCTTCAGCTGAAGTTTTTGTTATTCCCTTGGAGGCAGCCATTGATCCTGGGTTAGCTAGTTTTGTGGAAAGAAGTTATCGGGAAGCTGAGTTGAGTAATACTGATCTAGTTTTATTGGAAATAGATACTCCTGGTGGTCGGATTGATGCCGCGGAAAAGATTAAGCAAACGATTAATGAGAGTACTTTAAAAACAATTGCTTTGGTCAAGGGAGGTGCCATTTCTGCTGGTGCTTATTTGGCTTTGGCTTGTCCCGAGATAGCGATGCTGCCTGGGGCCATTATTGGTGATGCTGAGCCACAATTGGGCGGAAAAAGGGCTGATGAGAAACTTGTTTCTTATTGGGCGGCGGAAATGGGTGCTGCTGCGGAAAAGAATGGGCGAGAACGTCTGATAGCTATGGCTATGGCAGATCGGGATTTGGAAATACCGGGTTTAGTGGAAAAAGGTAAACTACTTACCTTGACTTATCAGCAAGCAAAGGAATATGGTTATACAGATTATTTAGTTGCTGATCGTGCGGAATTATTAAAAGTATTGAATTTGGCAGAAGCCAATATAAAGGAAGCAGTTTTATCCCCGGCGGAAAAAATTACACGTTTAATTACTCATCCTTTTTTAGCCCCTTTATTATTAACTTTGGGAATCGCTGGTTTAATTATTGAAGTATTTACGGTCGGTTGGGGTATTGCCGGTTTTATTGGACTTTTTTCATTGTCTCTTTATTTTGGAGGACATCTTTTGGCTGGTTTTACCGGCTGGGAAGCCATTTTATTGTTTCTTTTGGGTTTAATTTTATTGGCTATAGAAATTTTTATTCCTGGTTTTGGTTTGCCGGGAATTAGTGGCCTTGTTTGTTTAGTGATTAGTATTGTTTTGGCTGCACCTAGTTGGGAAGCAGGTATAATTTCTTTGGTTTTGGCGATCATTGGAACAATTATTTTGCTGCTCTTTAGTTTTAAATTCTTAACTAAAAGGGGCTTTTGGGAACGCTTGGTTTTGGGTATAAAATATCAAAAGGAGACAGGTTATGTACCACAAAGTAAAGATTTAAGTATTTATGTGGGTCAAAGAGGTGTGGCTTTAACCATTTTGCGTCCTGCAGGAACAATTGAACTTGCAGATGGTACTAAATTGGATGTGGTTACTGAAGGAGAATTTATTCCGCGGGGCGAAAATGTTGAAATTATTTTGGCAGAAGGAATTAGGGTCGTGGTGCGGGCACTGCGAGAATAA
- the floA gene encoding flotillin-like protein FloA (flotillin-like protein involved in membrane lipid rafts) — protein sequence MGPFVFVLMIALIVVAFSVVLSFIPLGLWISALAAGVRIGILTLVGMRFRRVPPALIVNSLIKADKAGINITTNQLEAHYLAGGNVDRVVNALIAAERADIPLPFERAAAIDLAGRDVLEAVQMSVNPRVIQTPEISAMAKNGIEVIAMARVTVRANIDRLVGGAGEETIIARVGEGIVTTVGSSESHKDVLENPDLISHTVLNKGLDAGTAFEILSIDIADVDVGRNIGAQLQTDQAEADKRIAQAKAEERRALAVAREQEMLAAVQEMRAKVVEAEAEVPLALSQALKEGKLGVLDYYNLQNILADTAMRDSIAKDTDHGGKED from the coding sequence ATGGGTCCATTTGTTTTTGTCTTGATGATTGCTTTAATTGTGGTTGCTTTTTCGGTTGTACTTAGTTTTATTCCATTGGGATTGTGGATTTCGGCTTTAGCGGCTGGAGTAAGAATTGGAATTTTAACTTTGGTGGGGATGCGTTTTCGGAGGGTTCCTCCGGCTTTGATTGTTAATAGTTTAATTAAGGCTGATAAGGCTGGGATTAATATAACCACTAATCAATTGGAAGCTCATTATTTGGCGGGGGGAAATGTTGATCGTGTTGTTAATGCTTTGATTGCAGCGGAAAGAGCTGATATACCATTACCTTTTGAACGGGCGGCAGCCATTGATTTGGCGGGACGGGATGTTTTAGAGGCAGTACAAATGAGTGTCAATCCAAGGGTAATTCAAACTCCGGAAATTTCCGCTATGGCCAAAAATGGCATAGAAGTAATTGCCATGGCTAGGGTTACCGTAAGAGCTAATATTGACCGTTTGGTTGGGGGTGCTGGGGAAGAAACAATTATTGCTCGGGTAGGTGAAGGTATAGTTACTACAGTAGGTAGTTCGGAATCACATAAAGATGTTTTGGAAAATCCAGATTTAATTTCACATACGGTTTTAAATAAAGGGCTTGATGCTGGTACGGCTTTTGAGATTTTATCAATTGATATTGCTGATGTGGATGTGGGGCGTAATATTGGGGCCCAATTGCAAACTGATCAGGCTGAAGCAGATAAACGTATTGCCCAGGCTAAAGCGGAAGAAAGACGTGCTTTGGCCGTGGCCCGTGAGCAAGAAATGTTGGCTGCTGTGCAAGAAATGAGAGCTAAGGTCGTGGAAGCTGAGGCTGAAGTACCTTTGGCTTTATCCCAAGCTTTAAAGGAAGGAAAATTGGGTGTTTTGGATTACTATAATTTGCAAAACATTTTAGCTGACACGGCGATGCGAGATTCTATAGCTAAAGATACTGATCATGGAGGTAAGGAGGATTAG
- the yqfC gene encoding sporulation protein YqfC: protein MPRISRFLELPPEIIYNLPKMTLIGNLQIKIENHRGLIEYTTGKVRVAVNQGEVEILGKNLIICSISREGLCLEGEIDGFKYLG, encoded by the coding sequence ATGCCTAGAATAAGCCGTTTTTTGGAATTGCCTCCTGAAATAATTTACAATTTACCTAAAATGACCTTGATCGGTAATTTGCAAATTAAAATTGAGAATCATCGGGGGTTAATTGAATATACCACTGGTAAAGTTAGAGTAGCTGTAAATCAAGGGGAAGTAGAAATTCTGGGAAAAAATTTGATTATTTGTAGTATTAGTAGAGAGGGCCTTTGTTTGGAAGGAGAAATCGACGGTTTTAAATATCTAGGTTAG
- the yqfD gene encoding sporulation protein YqfD, which produces MKWTANLTGYVEIALWGENPERVLNMALSRGLVLWNIVSVTQTEYRLNVSLGSFRAICRLVRRSGCRLKIKRKRGLPFFFKQIKKRKVLVVGTFLFCLILYLLSSFVWFVEVIGNKEVARELVLEKAVKYGLKRGVPQASVNNNLVAEKLLGEIPQLSWVGIHEHGTKIIIEVAEKTLPPSNNENTPANLIARTEGEIVELLVLQGTPLVEEGARVRAGQILILGLIYPEVSIGETGEISPAGEPRAVRAKGLVRARVFREASEFCSLKEKLTADTRRKKAALYLKFGDKEVYLKGSNKNPFHQYRVIRQRKSLSFQDLELIRIIYQEQKSEILERHLEEAFEEAARRAREIVWQKVPSECKIISQSFEPWEGQKDGIMVKYKLETIEEIGRYLPEEE; this is translated from the coding sequence ATGAAGTGGACTGCCAATTTAACTGGATATGTAGAAATAGCTCTATGGGGTGAAAACCCGGAAAGGGTATTAAATATGGCCCTTAGTCGAGGTTTAGTTTTATGGAACATAGTTTCGGTAACACAAACAGAGTATCGTCTGAATGTAAGTTTGGGTAGTTTTCGGGCTATTTGTCGCCTGGTCAGACGTTCAGGCTGCCGTTTAAAAATAAAACGCAAAAGGGGGCTGCCCTTTTTTTTCAAACAGATTAAAAAGAGAAAAGTATTAGTTGTGGGTACTTTTCTTTTTTGTTTAATTTTATATTTGTTGAGTTCATTTGTTTGGTTTGTGGAGGTAATTGGTAATAAAGAGGTGGCAAGGGAGTTAGTTTTAGAAAAGGCTGTTAAGTATGGTTTAAAAAGGGGAGTTCCTCAGGCTAGTGTTAATAATAATTTAGTGGCCGAAAAATTATTAGGGGAGATCCCTCAACTTTCTTGGGTAGGTATTCATGAACATGGAACTAAAATAATTATAGAGGTTGCCGAAAAAACATTACCACCCTCCAATAATGAAAATACACCAGCTAATTTAATTGCACGAACAGAGGGGGAAATTGTTGAGCTTTTGGTTTTACAAGGAACACCATTGGTAGAAGAAGGTGCTAGGGTTCGTGCTGGACAAATCTTAATTTTAGGGTTAATTTATCCGGAAGTAAGTATTGGGGAAACAGGTGAAATTAGCCCAGCGGGAGAACCGCGAGCCGTTAGAGCTAAGGGTTTGGTACGGGCCCGTGTTTTTAGGGAGGCTAGTGAGTTTTGTTCTTTGAAAGAGAAGTTAACTGCTGATACCCGGCGAAAAAAAGCGGCACTTTATTTAAAATTTGGAGATAAAGAAGTTTACTTAAAAGGAAGTAATAAAAATCCCTTTCATCAATATCGAGTTATTCGTCAAAGGAAATCATTGTCTTTTCAAGATTTGGAATTGATTAGGATTATTTATCAAGAACAGAAATCAGAAATTTTAGAGAGACATCTTGAAGAGGCTTTTGAGGAAGCTGCACGTAGAGCCCGTGAAATAGTTTGGCAAAAGGTACCCTCAGAATGTAAAATTATTTCCCAAAGTTTTGAACCATGGGAGGGGCAAAAGGACGGGATTATGGTAAAATATAAATTGGAAACTATTGAGGAAATCGGCAGGTATCTTCCTGAGGAAGAGTAG
- a CDS encoding PhoH family protein: MPEIKKRSFLLTNQEAAILYGLQDENLNFLEKHLEAKIVARGCKIKVMGSQEEVAYAAKVLEQLIDLIRAGNTISIPDLNYCLQTVAENQNEPLSEVLNQAIQITARGKLIKPKTKGQYHYLQAIKTNDITFGIGPAGTGKTYLAVVMAVTALKNREVSRIVLTRPAVEAGEKLGFLPGDLQEKVNPYLRPLYDGLYDVLGVETAGRYMERSIIEVAPLAYMRGRTLDDSFIILDEAQNTTPEQIKMFLTRLGFGSKAVVTGDITQIDLPKKTNSGLIVVQKILKGLAGISFQYLTEADVIRHPVVQRIVLAYEKYQGGDNDFNS; this comes from the coding sequence TTGCCCGAAATAAAAAAAAGGAGTTTTTTACTCACTAATCAAGAGGCTGCAATATTATATGGACTACAAGATGAAAATTTAAATTTTTTAGAAAAACATTTGGAAGCTAAAATTGTGGCCCGTGGTTGTAAAATAAAGGTAATGGGCAGCCAAGAAGAGGTTGCTTATGCTGCTAAGGTATTGGAACAATTAATTGATTTAATTAGAGCAGGTAATACTATTTCCATTCCGGATTTAAATTATTGTTTGCAAACTGTGGCCGAAAATCAAAATGAACCTTTAAGCGAAGTTCTAAATCAAGCTATTCAGATTACAGCCCGGGGTAAATTAATTAAACCGAAAACTAAAGGACAATATCATTATCTGCAGGCGATTAAAACTAATGATATTACTTTTGGTATAGGTCCAGCTGGCACGGGTAAAACCTATTTGGCGGTGGTAATGGCGGTTACAGCTTTAAAAAATAGGGAAGTCAGCCGGATTGTTTTAACCCGTCCGGCCGTGGAGGCCGGGGAAAAATTGGGTTTTTTACCTGGTGATTTACAGGAAAAGGTCAATCCTTATTTAAGACCACTTTATGATGGTTTATATGATGTTTTGGGTGTGGAAACTGCTGGCAGATATATGGAAAGGTCAATTATTGAAGTGGCTCCTTTAGCTTATATGCGGGGTAGAACTTTAGATGATTCTTTTATTATTTTGGATGAAGCTCAAAATACAACTCCTGAACAAATTAAAATGTTTTTAACACGCTTGGGATTTGGGTCCAAAGCTGTGGTAACTGGTGATATAACTCAAATTGATTTACCTAAAAAAACTAACTCTGGATTAATTGTTGTGCAAAAAATTTTAAAAGGTTTAGCTGGTATTAGTTTTCAATATCTTACTGAAGCAGATGTTATTAGACATCCAGTTGTGCAGAGAATAGTCTTGGCTTATGAAAAATATCAGGGGGGTGATAATGATTTCAACTCCTAA